Part of the Micromonospora inyonensis genome, CGCCGGATCCGCGCCGAGTACACCGTCGTCGAACAGGATCTCTCCCTGGAGATCCGGGGCGACAAGGGCGCGGTCAGCTACGCCGACTCGGTGGGCGTCGGGATGTACCGCATCGACCTGCACCCCTCCACCGGCGGCGACAACTACATCGACGTGGCCTCGTGCCCGTTCGAGATCCCGCTCGGTGCACTGATCCCCCGGCGGGTGGAGAACCTGCTGCCCGCCGGCAAGAACATCGGCACCACGCACATCACCAACGGTTCCTACCGCCTGCACCCCGTGGAATGGAACGTCGGCGAAGTCGCCGGTCTCCTCGCGGACTTCTGCCTGGCCCGGCGGGTCACCCCCCGCGCGGTGCGCTACACCCCCGGCCTGCTGGCCGAATTCCAGAACCGCCTCGCCGATTCCGGCGTCGAGCTTCGCTGGCCCGACATCGCCGGCTACTGAGGAAGGACTCTATCGATGAGAATCCGGTTGACGGCCGTCGTCGCGCTCTCCGCGCTGCTCGGCCTGACCGCCTGTGGCGGCTCCGACTCCGCCGAATCCGACGGCCCGGTCACCCTGCGGATGACCACCTGGTCGGCGAACGAGGCACACCTGAAGCTGTTCAACGACATCGCCGCCGAGTACATGGCGGCCAACTCGAAGGTCACCAAGATCACCTTCGATCCGATCCCGTTCGAGAACTACACCACCACCCTCACCACCCAGATCGCCGGTGGCAACCCGCCCGACCTGGCCTGGGTGCTGGAGAACTCGGCCCCCGACTTTGTCAACTCCGGCGCGCTGGTGCCGCTGGACGACACCCTCAAGGGCACCGAGGGGTACACCTTCGACGAGCTGGCCCCGGCCGCGACGAAGCTCTGGAAGACCGACGGCAAGCTCTACGCGTACCCCTTCTCCACCTCGCCGTTCGGTGTCTTCGTCAACACCGACCTGGTCAAGGCGGCCGGCGCCAAGAGCCCGGCCGAGTTGATCGCCGCCGGCCAGTGGACCTGGGCGAACGCGCTCGCCACCGGCGCGGCGGTGAACGCCAAGACCGGCAAGGCCGGCCTGGTGGTGCGCGACTTCGACTACAAGGGCTGGGACAACCTCTCCACCATCTGGACGGGCTGGGGCGCGCGGGCCTGGAGCGAGGACGGGAAGAGCTGCGGCTTCAACTCCCCGGAGATGGTCGAGGCGATGACCACCCTGCACAAGGGGATCTTCGTCGACAAGGCACTCCCCGGGCCGGGCACCACCGCCGACTTCTTCGCCGGTGAGGCCGGCATGACCGTCACCCAGATCTCCCGGGCGTCCCTGCTCAAGGGGCAGAAGTTCGGCTGGGACCTGGTGCCGCTGCCCGCCGGCCCGAAGGGCGAGTACGCGGTGATCGGCCAGGGCGGCATGGGTGTCCTGAAGAAGGGCAAGCACGCCGACGCCGCCGCCGACTTCCTGGCCTTCCTCACCAACCCCACCAACTCGGCGAAGCTGGCCCAGTTCTTCCCGCCGCCGCGCACCTCGCAGCTCACCGCCGCGACGCTGGCCAAGACCAACCCGCTGCTCTCCCCCGAGCAGTTGCAGAAGGTGGTGATCGACGGCATCGCCAAGGGCGTGGTCAAGCCCAGCCACACCGGCCAGGCGGAGCTGAGCCAGGCGGTGCGCGCCGCGCTGGACCCACTCTGGAAGGCCGACGCGGACGTCAAGGGCGTGCTGGACGGGGTCTGCTCCTCGATCAACCCGCTGCTGGCGAAGTAGGGACCGGCCGATGTCGGTCCTGACCAGGGACGAGAAGGGGCGGGCCGGTCGCCGGTCCGCCCCCGCCGGGGCGCCGCCCGCCCGGCGGGGCTGGTGGACGTCCCGCCGCCGCGACCAGCTCGCCGGCCTGCTCTTCATCGCCCCGCAGATGGTCGGCTCGGTGCTCTTCGTGCTGATCCCGCTCGGGCTGGTCTTCTGGTACAGCCTGCACGAGTGGAACGTGCTCGCCGACACCTTCGAGTTCGTCGGCGCGGAGAACTACCGGTCGATGGCCGACGACCCGAACCTGCCGTCGGTGCTGCGGGTCACCGCGCTCTTCTCGATCGGGCTGGTGGCGTTCAACCTCAGCCTGGCCCTGCTGCTGGCGGTGCTGCTCAACCAACGGCTGCGCGGCACCATCGTGTTCCGGACGCTGTTCTTCTCCCCGGTGGTCGTCTCCCTGGTGGCCTGGACCATCGTCTGGGGCTTCCTGCTCCAGGACAACGGCGGCGTCAACGGGGCGCTCGGCGCGGTCGGCGTGGACGGGCCGAACTGGCTGCGTGGCGACGGGACGGCCCTGCTGTCGGTGGTCGTGGTCCAGGTGGTCAAGAACGTCGGCCTGAACATGGTGCTGTTCCTCGCCGCGCTCCAGGGCGTGCCGGCGGAGCTGTACGAGGCGGCCCGGGTGGAGGGGGCGAGCGCCTGGACCCGGTTCCGGCGGATCACCATGCCGATGATCAGCCCGACCATCCTGCTGACCTCGATCATCACCGTGGTCGGATCGCTCCAGGTCTTCGCCCAGATCGCCGTGCTCACCCAGGGCGGTCCGGGCACCTCGACCACGGTGCTCGTCTACTACCTCTACCAGCGGGCGTTCCAGTTCCACCAGTTCGGTTACGGGGCGACCCTGTCGGTGCTGCTCTTCCTGATCGTGCTGGTGCTCACCGTCGTGCAGTGGCGGATGCGCAGGAGGTGGGTCTTCCATGAACAGTAGGCTCTCGCCCCGGGCGAAGGTCGCCCTCTACGGCGTGCTCTGCCTGCTCGCCGTACCCTTCGTCTTCCCGACCTGGTGGATGGTCACCTCCTCGGTGAAGCCGATCGGCGACATCTTCGCCTTCCCGCCCTCGCTGATCCCGACCGAGTTCAGTTTCTCGGCGTACCAGCGGGTGTTCGAGCTGCAACCCTTCGCCCGGCAGTACCTCAACAGCGCGTACATCGCGGCCGTGGTCACCGTCGGCACGCTGGCGGTCTCCTCGCTGGCCGGGTACGCCTTCGCCCGGATCCGGTTCCGGGGGCAGCAGGTGCTCTTCGTGGTGGTGCTGGTCGGCCTGCTCATCCCGAGCGAGGTGACCATCGTGCCGCTGTTCCGGATGTTCAACTCGTGGGGCATGGTGGACACCCACTGGCCGCTGATCCTGGTGCCGATCCTCGGCGCGCCGAGCGTGCTGGCCACCTTCATCATGCGGCAGTTCTTCCTCGCGCTCCCCGGTGAGCTGGAGGAGGCCGCCCGCATGGACGGGCTGGGCCGGTT contains:
- a CDS encoding ABC transporter substrate-binding protein — encoded protein: MRIRLTAVVALSALLGLTACGGSDSAESDGPVTLRMTTWSANEAHLKLFNDIAAEYMAANSKVTKITFDPIPFENYTTTLTTQIAGGNPPDLAWVLENSAPDFVNSGALVPLDDTLKGTEGYTFDELAPAATKLWKTDGKLYAYPFSTSPFGVFVNTDLVKAAGAKSPAELIAAGQWTWANALATGAAVNAKTGKAGLVVRDFDYKGWDNLSTIWTGWGARAWSEDGKSCGFNSPEMVEAMTTLHKGIFVDKALPGPGTTADFFAGEAGMTVTQISRASLLKGQKFGWDLVPLPAGPKGEYAVIGQGGMGVLKKGKHADAAADFLAFLTNPTNSAKLAQFFPPPRTSQLTAATLAKTNPLLSPEQLQKVVIDGIAKGVVKPSHTGQAELSQAVRAALDPLWKADADVKGVLDGVCSSINPLLAK
- a CDS encoding carbohydrate ABC transporter permease codes for the protein MSVLTRDEKGRAGRRSAPAGAPPARRGWWTSRRRDQLAGLLFIAPQMVGSVLFVLIPLGLVFWYSLHEWNVLADTFEFVGAENYRSMADDPNLPSVLRVTALFSIGLVAFNLSLALLLAVLLNQRLRGTIVFRTLFFSPVVVSLVAWTIVWGFLLQDNGGVNGALGAVGVDGPNWLRGDGTALLSVVVVQVVKNVGLNMVLFLAALQGVPAELYEAARVEGASAWTRFRRITMPMISPTILLTSIITVVGSLQVFAQIAVLTQGGPGTSTTVLVYYLYQRAFQFHQFGYGATLSVLLFLIVLVLTVVQWRMRRRWVFHEQ
- a CDS encoding carbohydrate ABC transporter permease, translating into MNSRLSPRAKVALYGVLCLLAVPFVFPTWWMVTSSVKPIGDIFAFPPSLIPTEFSFSAYQRVFELQPFARQYLNSAYIAAVVTVGTLAVSSLAGYAFARIRFRGQQVLFVVVLVGLLIPSEVTIVPLFRMFNSWGMVDTHWPLILVPILGAPSVLATFIMRQFFLALPGELEEAARMDGLGRFAIFWRIALPLARPALGAVAIFTFLHSWNLYLEPIVFLSSPEKFTLPQALTQFVDAYGGPMWDVQLSAASMTAIPVLVIFVIAQRQFIEGLAHTGLKG